The window CTAAATGCATTTCGGAGAGAACGAGCTATCTCCTGGTTCGATTGGCTTTTCACCCCTAAACCTACCTCATCTCCCAACTTTTCAACGGCGGTGAGTTCGGGCCTCCACTGTGTCTTACCACAGCTTCACCCTGGACAGGCTTAGATCACCAGGTTTCGCGTCTACGCCCAGCGACTATGTCGCCCTATTCAGACTCGGTTTCCCTTCGGCTCCGTTAAACTTAACCTTGCCACTGAACGTAACTCGCAGGATCATTCTCCAAAAGGCACGCCATCACCCCAAAGGGCTCTGACCGCTTGTAAGCACACGATTTCAGGTTCTATTTCACTCCCCTCCCGGGGTTCTTTTCACCTTTCCCTCACGGTACTATGCGCTATCGGTAAGTAAGAGTATTTAGCCTTACGAGATATGGTCCTCGCAGATTCACACAGAATTCCTCGTGTTCCGTGCTACTTGGGAGAGATCATACATTTGATACGGTTTACCTGTACGAGGCTTTCACTCTCTACGGCAGGCCTTTCCAGACCTTTCCAGTTCGGCGTATCATAATGTCGAATACCTTGCAGTTCTTCAGACGATCTTCCCGCTACCCCGTAGATGCAACGGCTGCATCCTTGGCACATCTACGGTTTGGGCTCACCCGGCTTCGCTCGCCGCTACTTAGGGGATCGTTTTTACTTTCTTTTCCTCGGGTTACTTAGATGTTTCAGTTCACCCGGTTCCCTCTTTCGTGCTAAGACTCCATCTTAGCAGATTTCTCCATTCGGAAATCTTGGCATCACAGTTCGATTGCAACTCCACCAAGCTTATCGCAGCTTACCACGTCCTTCATCGGCTCTTACTTCCTAGGCATCCTTCGTGTGCCCTTAATATTTTAACCTTGTAATATAATTCATATTATTTAGACAGACTAACTACTCAATTTAAGATTGACTTAAAAATGAATTGTTAGTTAATTTAGAATATTTTCTCAATATCTACTATATAGTTTCCAATGTCCAAGTTTGATAGTAAAGAACACTATCAATCGAATAGAGAAAAAGTTAGTCTCCTTAGAAAGGAGGTGATCCATCCGCACGTTCCCGTACGGATACCTTGTTACGACTTCACCCCAATCGCTAATCACACCTTAGGAACATCCCTCCTTACGGTTAGGCCTGCTACTTCAGGTGCAACCAACTCTCGTGGTGTGACGGGCGGTGTGTACAAGACCCGAGAACGTATTCACCGCAACATGCTGATTTGCGATTACTAGCGATTCCAACTTCATGTACTCGAGTTGCAGAGTACAATCCGAACTAAGAACAGCTTTAAGAGATTAGCTCACCCTCGCGGGTTGGCAACTCTCTGTACTAGCCATTGTAGCACGTGTGTAGCCCAGCGTATAAGGGGCATGATGACTTGACGTCATCCCCACCTTCCTCCTGCTCATCGCAGGCAGTATCGCATGAGTGCTCAACTTAATGGTAGCAACATACAATAGGGGTTGCGCTCGTTGCGGGACTTAACCCAACATCTCACGACACGAGCTGACGACAGCCATGCACCACCTGTCACTAAGTTCCGGCAAGCCGGCACGAATCCATCTCTGGAAACTTCTTAGGATGTCAAACGCTGGTAAGGTTTCTCGCGTTGCGTCGAATTAAACCACATGCTCCACCGCTTGTGCGGGTCCCCGTCAATTCCTTTGAGTTTCACACTTGCGTGCGTACTCCCCAGGCGGATCACTTATCGCGTTAGCTTGGGCGCTGAGGTTCGACCCCCAACACCTAGTGATCATCGTTTACGGCGTGGACTACCAGGGTATCTAATCCTGTTTGCTCCCCACGCTTTCGCGCTTCAGCGTCAGTATCTGTCCAGTGAGCTGACTTCTCCATCGGCATTCCTACAAATATCTACGAATTTCACCTCTACACTTGTAGTTCCGCCCACCTCTCCAGTACTCTAGAAAAACAGTTTCCAACGCAATACGGAGTTGAGCCCCGCATTTTAACATCAGACTTATTTTTCCGCCTAGACGCGCTTTACGCCCAATAAATCCGGATAACGCTTGCGACATACGTATTACCGCGGCTGCTGGCACGTATTTAGCCGTCGCTTCTTCTGTTGGTACCGTCACTTTCTTCTTCCCAACTGAAAGCACTTTACAATCCGAAGACCTTCATCGTGCACACAGAATTGCTGGATCAGGCTTGTGGCCCATTGTCCAATATTCCCCACTGCTGCCTCCCGTAGGAGTAAGGGCCGTGTCTCAGTCCCCTTGTGGCCGTTCACCCTCTCAGGCCGGCTATCCATCGTCGCCTTGGTGGGCCGTTACCCCACCAACTAGCTAATGGAACGCAAGGCTCTCTCTTGGCGCATATAGCTTTCATAAGTTTCCCATGCGAGAATCTCATAATATCCGGTATTAGCTGTCGTTTCCAACAGTTGTCCCAGACCAAGAGGCAAGTTCCTTACGCGTTACTCACCCGTCCGCCATCCTCATTACCCGAAGGTAAATCGAATCGACTTGCATGTGTTAAGCATTCTGTCAGCGTTCATCCTGAGCCAGGATCAAACTCTTCATTCAAATATATTTAAAGTCCTAAGACTTACGTTTACACCATTTATTGGTTTGCCATTTCTGGCATTTGTTATTTTCATAACTTCTGACTATTTTCTCTATTCGGTTGTTAATGTCCTTTTCCATAATTCTTGCCGGCGGTGTTTCCCGCTGACAAAAATTATAGTATCATAAATTTTAAACTAAGTCAACATTTTTTTTATTTTTTAAAAAATATCCATTATTTTGTCCATAAATTTCTTTTTTTCAACATCTTTTTTTACGATTAAATTATCTTTAAATACTACCTCTCCGTTAACCAACACCTTGTAACTCCCCACTATTGTACCAGCTTTTAAAGGAGCTACTAATTTTTTCTCTCTTTCTGTTACTATTGAGACATCTGCATCTTTTTTTACAATTTTAGAAAATGACTTAGTCCCATATGTTTTTACTTCTGAAATATATCCACCTGAAATTGGAATAGACACAACTGGTATATCTTTTTTTATAATATCTTTATTTTTATAATTCTCATGAAACTTTTCATTTAACGTTAAAATTTTATTATCTCTTATTTTAGGAGATTTTCCACCCATTACCACCGTTATTATATTTGCACTATCTTTATCGCTTAAAACTGTTATATTAAATCTAGATTTAGTATGATACCCTGTTTTTAAACCATATATTCCTTCTTTACCTAAAAGATGAATCGTACTTTTTAATCTATAACCACCATTTTTTATTTCTGCTGTTTTTTGTCTAGCAATTGCTATGTATTCTGGATATTTTAAAGCTTCCATAGATAATTTATAAATTCCGTGAGCTGTTCCCATATCTAATTTTTTTCTAGTCATATGATCTGGTAATCCTGCAGGTGTATGAAATTCCAATTCATTTTCTAATCCTAAACTTTTTGCTTTTGCATTCATCATATCAACAAACCTAGGAATACTCCCCTTCCCAGAATGTTTAGCTAAAGCATAAGCTGCATTATTTGCTGATTTTATAGCTGCTGATTTTAATAAATCTAAAACAACTATTTTTTCTCCACTTTCCATAGGAATTGAGCTTCCCCCAACGCTTAAAATTTCCCAATCTATAGGAACCTCATCATACACACTTATATTTCCTTTTCTTATCTCATCCAAAGTGACTAATATAGTCATAACTTTAGTTACAGAAGCTAATGGATACATGTGCGTTGCATTTTCCTGATAAAATATGTTGCCTTTATCGTCGCCTAGTATATAAGCTCTGTAATCTGGAATATTATCTTTCACAACTTTACTTTGAACATTCTTTGAAAAAGATACTGTTGATGCAATTAATACGAAAATTACAACTAATTTTTTCATAGCTTCTTCCTCCAAATAAAAAATTTAGGAACTACACTGAAGCAGTTCCTAAATATTATACATTATTTTTGTTTTTTAGCCAAGTAGTCTTCAATAGCTTCTTTTAACGCCTCTTCTGCCAATACTGAACAGTGCATCTTTGTTGCTGGCAATCCACCTAAAGCTTCAGCTACAACTTTATTTGTTATATCTAATGCCTCGTGAATATTTTTACCTAAAACCATCTCTGTTGACACAGATGATGTTGCTATTGCTGAAGCACATCCAAAAGTTCTGAATTTAACATCCGTTATTATATCATTTTCTATCTTTAAAAATATCTCCATGATATCTCCGCAAGATGGATTTCCAACTTTACCGTATCCATCAGGATTTTCCATTGTTCCTACATTTCTTGGATTCATAAAATGATCCATTACTTTTTCTGAATATTGCATAATTTTCTCCTTAGTTTTCAATTGTTTTATTTTTTATATTCATTCCATAAAGGGGATAACATTCTTAATTTTTCTACAACTTTTACAACTTGTTCAATTGTATAATCAATTTCTTCTTTTGTATTATACTTTCCTAAGCTAAATCTTATTGTTCCATGAGCAAACTCTGGCTCTATTCCCATCCCTAGTAAAACATGAGAAGCTTGTAATTCATCTGACGAGCAAGCTGATCCAGAACTTACAGCTACTCCTAAATAACTTAATGATAGCAGAATTGATTCTCCTTCTAAATATTTAAAAGTTATACTTGAAGTTCCTGGAAGTCTTTCTACGGACTTGGCATTCACAACTACTTCAGGAATTCTTTTTACAATTTCACTTTCAAAATAATCTCTTAATTCCTGTTCTCTTTTTATTTCAATATCCATATCTTTGCAAGCAATTTCTAAAGCTTTTGCCATTCCAACTACAGCTGGTGTATTTGTTGTTCCTGGTCTCAGTTTCTTCTCTTGTCCTCCACCAGTTATTGTTCTAGCTACTCTCACACCTTGTCTTATATAAAGACCAGCTATTCCTTTAGGTCCATGGAACTTATGTCCTGAAAATGTCAACAAATCTACACCTAACTCTTTAGGATATACAGGTATTTTTCCAACACTCTGAACTGCGTCTACATGAAGTAAAATTCTATTTTTTTTAGCTATCTCTGATATTTCTTTTATAGGCTCAATAGTTCCAACCTCATTATTTGCATGCATCACTGATATTAAAATAGTTTCTGCTGTAATTGCTTCTTCTAATTTCTTTATATCAATAACACCATTCTTATCTACCGGTATAAACGTTACTTTATATCCATCTTGCTCTAAATCTTTAAATGTATTTTTTATAGCTGGGTGCTCTATTGAACTTGTTATTATATGATTTCCTCTATTTTTATATGCCTTAGCTACTCCTCTAACTGCAATGTTATCTGATTCAGTTCCTGAAGATGTAAATATAATCTCTTCTGGTTTAACTTTTAATAAAGTTGCAATTTTTTCTCTTGCTTCTGAAACAGCTATTCCCGTTTCTTTTCCAAAAAGATGCATACTAAAAGCATTTCCATATTCCTCTGTTAAAAAAGGCATCATAGCTTCTAATACTTTGGGATCCATTTTTGTAGTAGCATTATTATCCAGATAAACTCTCATAGTTATCGTCTCCTTAAGTTATCATTTATATTCTTACACTAAGATAATAACATTCTTTACCATATATGTCAACAATTAAAAACTTTTTTTATAGACTTTTTTATATTTTTTCACCATGTTTACAATAGGCTTTTATTTCACATTCTAAACATTTTGGTCTTCTTGCAATACACTTATCTCTACCTTGGAGAATTAAAAAATGAGAAAAGTCTATCCAATACTCTTTTGGTATTATTTTCATCAATTCTTTTTCTATTTTTATTACATCCTGTTCTTTTACCAATCCAATTAAATTTGTTAATCTTTTTACATGGGTATCCACAGTTATTCCATCTGCCAATCTCCAAATTTCTCCTCTTACTACATTTGCAGTTTTTCGTCCTACTCCTGCTAATCCAGTTAATTCATTCATTTCTTCAGGAACTTCTCCATTATATTTTTCAATCAACTGCTGGCTGCATAATTTTATATTTTTAGCTTTATTTCTATAGAACCCCGTACTTTTTATTAACTCTTCTATCTCTTCTAAAGGCATAGAGGCAAATTGTTGAGGAGTATTCACAATTTTATACATCTTTTCAGTTACAATATTTACTCTCACATCTGTGCATTGAGCTGATAATATAACCGCTACCAATAGTTCAAAAGGAGTTTTATAATTTAAAGCACACTTAGGATGCCCAAATTTACTTTCTAGAATCTCAATTACTTTTAAAGCTCTTTCCTTTTTTTTCAAAACTTCCTCCATCAATCGAAAACTT of the Cetobacterium sp. NK01 genome contains:
- the nth gene encoding endonuclease III, coding for MKKKERALKVIEILESKFGHPKCALNYKTPFELLVAVILSAQCTDVRVNIVTEKMYKIVNTPQQFASMPLEEIEELIKSTGFYRNKAKNIKLCSQQLIEKYNGEVPEEMNELTGLAGVGRKTANVVRGEIWRLADGITVDTHVKRLTNLIGLVKEQDVIKIEKELMKIIPKEYWIDFSHFLILQGRDKCIARRPKCLECEIKAYCKHGEKI
- a CDS encoding cysteine desulfurase family protein, translated to MRVYLDNNATTKMDPKVLEAMMPFLTEEYGNAFSMHLFGKETGIAVSEAREKIATLLKVKPEEIIFTSSGTESDNIAVRGVAKAYKNRGNHIITSSIEHPAIKNTFKDLEQDGYKVTFIPVDKNGVIDIKKLEEAITAETILISVMHANNEVGTIEPIKEISEIAKKNRILLHVDAVQSVGKIPVYPKELGVDLLTFSGHKFHGPKGIAGLYIRQGVRVARTITGGGQEKKLRPGTTNTPAVVGMAKALEIACKDMDIEIKREQELRDYFESEIVKRIPEVVVNAKSVERLPGTSSITFKYLEGESILLSLSYLGVAVSSGSACSSDELQASHVLLGMGIEPEFAHGTIRFSLGKYNTKEEIDYTIEQVVKVVEKLRMLSPLWNEYKK
- a CDS encoding D-alanyl-D-alanine carboxypeptidase family protein, whose protein sequence is MKKLVVIFVLIASTVSFSKNVQSKVVKDNIPDYRAYILGDDKGNIFYQENATHMYPLASVTKVMTILVTLDEIRKGNISVYDEVPIDWEILSVGGSSIPMESGEKIVVLDLLKSAAIKSANNAAYALAKHSGKGSIPRFVDMMNAKAKSLGLENELEFHTPAGLPDHMTRKKLDMGTAHGIYKLSMEALKYPEYIAIARQKTAEIKNGGYRLKSTIHLLGKEGIYGLKTGYHTKSRFNITVLSDKDSANIITVVMGGKSPKIRDNKILTLNEKFHENYKNKDIIKKDIPVVSIPISGGYISEVKTYGTKSFSKIVKKDADVSIVTEREKKLVAPLKAGTIVGSYKVLVNGEVVFKDNLIVKKDVEKKKFMDKIMDIF
- the nifU gene encoding Fe-S cluster assembly scaffold protein NifU, which produces MQYSEKVMDHFMNPRNVGTMENPDGYGKVGNPSCGDIMEIFLKIENDIITDVKFRTFGCASAIATSSVSTEMVLGKNIHEALDITNKVVAEALGGLPATKMHCSVLAEEALKEAIEDYLAKKQK